A segment of the Aureimonas sp. SA4125 genome:
GTCGCTGCAGTCGACGAGGTCAGCGGTCCTGCAGGCCCGGTCCGCGCTGGACAAGGCCCGCGAACAGCTCGGTTACGCCCGGCTGACCGCCGGCGCCCCCGGCATCGTTACCGCTGTCTCCGCCGAGGCCGGGCAGGTCGTCTCGCCCGGCCAGACCGTCGTGACGATCGCGCGCCCGGACCTTCGTGACGCCGTCGTCGACCTGCCTGACCGCCTGGCGGCCACGCTGAAACGCGGCGCGCCGCTGCGCGTCCAGCTGGAACTCGATCCCGACGTCACCGCCGAGGGCACCGTCCGCGAGATCGCACCGCTGGCCGATGCGGTCACCCGCGCCCGACGGGTGAAGATCGCGCTGATCGATCCGCCGGAAGGTTTCCGCCTCGGCTCCATCGTCAAGGTCGCCCTGACCGGCGGCGAGGCGAAGGCGCTGGCGCTGCCGGCCTCGGCCATCCTCCGGCGTGACGGCGAGAGCTTCGTCTGGGTGATCCTCGAGGGAAGCGACACGGTAACGCTGCGCCCCGTCGCGGTGCGCGAAGAGGCCGAT
Coding sequences within it:
- a CDS encoding efflux RND transporter periplasmic adaptor subunit produces the protein MRLLYPLPLVLVLLAGCQSEEPAPAPVVRPVKSVLVEPFGQQPLTFSGSVEPQVSTDVSFQILGRMVDRRVNVGDIVAAGAVLATLDASVQEQNVQAAEAALASAEASLSNATGVASRQRALQASRVATQATVDEAEQSLQSTRSAVLQARSALDKAREQLGYARLTAGAPGIVTAVSAEAGQVVSPGQTVVTIARPDLRDAVVDLPDRLAATLKRGAPLRVQLELDPDVTAEGTVREIAPLADAVTRARRVKIALIDPPEGFRLGSIVKVALTGGEAKALALPASAILRRDGESFVWVILEGSDTVTLRPVAVREEADGRLAVLDGLKAGERVAAAGANTLTDGQRVKIEETAR